One Streptomyces sp. V4I8 genomic window carries:
- a CDS encoding LuxR C-terminal-related transcriptional regulator: MRTFERDTKTLDTPWPFTGREDELDLVRGSLAVGRNGIVVTGPAGCGKTRLVTEAARGGDCARVAGTPETRGIRFAAFAHLVPESASLHGAFQHLSAVRLLLVDDAHLLDDASAALVHQLAVQGRTRLLVVTTDGAPAPGAISRLWTGELLPRLTLEPLSREETGRLLAGGTGGDGLEPLTVNRLHRLCRGDLRLLRDLVVGARERGLLSRVPDSDEWAWRGPVPVTTAVRERTAHVLDRACPDEREALERLAFAEPLPLDLAAFPLGALEHLEADSLVHVDDRGAVRLAHPLHGPVLRAVAGRLRARRLSRTPDQCASALDAERAALTRRIEGADVRAMPTPVGEWLVAEGAPVPAGYAAVRARFSRLRGELREARAWAREGLREDGDDPSCRLELSLAAAQSGDTPTAHKIPGGRPHGGGAVTRPTAARGDADGVVAAITGDAYDAVRLGVPEGAAGRLTGVFAAHADALDRGDGPALDRVAGELEERGFLLFAAEAHAQAVRAHRDPSAARTSRTRAVALARRCQGARTPALSGLVLGELTARQRQIVNLAAAGLSNRQIAEKLTLSVRTVGNHLYSAYARLGAGDRGALPWLVELPDAQSA, from the coding sequence GTGAGGACTTTCGAACGGGACACGAAGACCCTGGATACGCCCTGGCCGTTCACCGGCCGGGAGGACGAACTCGACCTGGTCCGCGGGTCCTTGGCCGTCGGCCGGAACGGCATCGTGGTCACGGGCCCGGCGGGGTGCGGCAAGACCCGGCTCGTCACCGAGGCCGCCCGCGGCGGCGACTGCGCCAGGGTGGCCGGTACCCCGGAGACCCGCGGGATCCGCTTCGCCGCGTTCGCCCACCTCGTGCCCGAGTCGGCCTCCCTGCACGGCGCCTTCCAGCACCTGTCCGCCGTACGGCTGCTCCTGGTCGACGACGCCCATCTGCTCGACGACGCCTCCGCCGCCCTCGTCCACCAGCTGGCCGTGCAAGGGCGCACCCGGCTCCTGGTCGTCACCACCGACGGCGCCCCGGCCCCGGGCGCGATCTCCCGGCTGTGGACCGGCGAACTCCTGCCCCGCCTCACCCTGGAGCCGCTGTCCCGGGAGGAGACCGGCCGGCTGCTGGCGGGCGGAACGGGCGGCGACGGCCTGGAACCGCTCACCGTGAACCGGCTGCACCGCCTGTGCCGCGGAGACCTGCGGCTGCTGCGCGACCTGGTCGTCGGGGCACGCGAGCGCGGGCTGCTCAGCCGCGTCCCCGACTCGGACGAGTGGGCGTGGCGCGGCCCGGTGCCGGTCACCACGGCCGTACGTGAGCGCACGGCCCACGTCCTGGACCGCGCCTGCCCCGACGAGCGCGAGGCCCTCGAACGCCTCGCCTTCGCCGAGCCGTTGCCCCTGGACCTGGCGGCGTTCCCCCTGGGTGCCCTGGAACACCTCGAGGCCGACTCCCTGGTCCACGTGGACGACCGGGGTGCCGTCCGCCTCGCCCACCCCCTGCACGGTCCGGTGCTGCGGGCCGTGGCCGGCAGGCTGCGGGCGAGGCGGCTGTCCCGTACCCCGGACCAGTGCGCTTCCGCCCTCGACGCCGAGCGCGCCGCGCTGACCCGCCGGATCGAGGGGGCGGACGTCCGGGCGATGCCCACGCCCGTGGGGGAGTGGCTGGTCGCGGAGGGCGCGCCGGTCCCGGCCGGATACGCGGCCGTACGCGCCCGGTTCTCGCGTCTGCGCGGGGAGCTGCGGGAGGCGAGGGCGTGGGCGCGGGAGGGGCTGCGGGAGGACGGTGACGATCCGTCCTGCCGTCTCGAACTCTCCCTCGCCGCGGCGCAGTCGGGCGATACGCCGACCGCGCACAAGATCCCGGGTGGCCGCCCGCACGGGGGTGGGGCGGTCACCCGGCCGACGGCGGCCCGCGGCGACGCCGACGGGGTGGTGGCGGCGATCACCGGCGACGCCTACGACGCCGTCCGCCTCGGCGTCCCCGAGGGTGCCGCGGGCCGTCTGACCGGTGTCTTCGCCGCGCACGCCGACGCGCTCGACCGCGGCGACGGTCCCGCGCTTGACCGGGTGGCCGGGGAACTGGAGGAGCGCGGCTTCCTGCTGTTCGCGGCCGAGGCGCACGCCCAGGCCGTACGGGCCCACCGCGACCCGAGCGCCGCCCGCACCTCACGCACGCGTGCCGTCGCCCTGGCCCGCCGCTGTCAGGGCGCCCGCACCCCGGCGCTCTCCGGCCTGGTCCTGGGCGAACTCACCGCACGGCAACGGCAGATCGTCAACCTGGCGGCCGCGGGACTGAGCAACCGCCAGATCGCCGAGAAGCTCACCCTGTCCGTCCGCACCGTCGGCAACCACCTCTACAGCGCCTACGCCCGCCTCGGCGCCGGCGACCGGGGCGCACTGCCGTGGCTGGTGGAGCTGCCGGACGCGCAGTCGGCGTAA